In Methylothermaceae bacteria B42, a single genomic region encodes these proteins:
- the fliI gene encoding EscN/YscN/HrcN family type III secretion system ATPase (involved in type III protein export during flagellum assembly), whose product MSTVPEFDRSQQWIKRLKPYQQRLSNPPSLVVEGKLSRMVGLTLEAVGCQAPVGGRCWVETAYRERIEAEVVGFAGEQLYLMPVGDIYGLEPNCRVIPSGQPSVARVGAGLLGRVLDGAGHPLDGKGPLQFETVQPLQGKPLNPLLRQPVAEPLDVGVRAINALLTVGRGQRLGLFAGTGVGKSVLLGMMTRFTSADVVVVGLIGERGREVNDFVQKILGPKGLSKAVVVATPADQPPLMRMHGALMATSIAEYFRDQGKDVLLLMDSLTRYAQAQREIALAIDEPPATKGYPPSVFAKLPRLVERAGCGEVGTGSITAFYTVLAEGDDTNDPIADAARGVLDGHIVLSRELAEAGHYPAIDIEASISRVMADICSQSHIEAARQLKKQFSLYQRNRDLITLGAYQAGSDPKIDEAIGNHPKITDFLQQNMHEAVTLEESISGLERLFSNNP is encoded by the coding sequence ATGAGCACGGTGCCCGAGTTTGACCGTTCCCAGCAGTGGATAAAGCGGCTCAAACCTTATCAGCAAAGATTGTCCAATCCTCCTTCATTGGTGGTGGAAGGCAAATTGTCACGGATGGTGGGGTTGACCCTGGAAGCAGTAGGATGCCAGGCCCCCGTGGGCGGACGTTGCTGGGTGGAGACCGCTTACCGGGAACGGATTGAAGCAGAAGTAGTGGGTTTTGCCGGCGAGCAACTCTATTTGATGCCGGTAGGGGATATTTACGGTCTTGAACCCAACTGCCGGGTAATCCCAAGTGGTCAACCCAGTGTGGCCCGAGTAGGTGCTGGTTTGCTGGGACGGGTGCTGGATGGCGCAGGTCACCCGTTGGATGGCAAGGGGCCGCTGCAATTTGAAACAGTCCAACCCTTACAGGGTAAACCCCTGAATCCATTGTTGCGACAACCTGTCGCCGAGCCCTTGGATGTGGGTGTCAGGGCGATAAATGCCTTGCTGACCGTAGGTCGGGGGCAGAGATTGGGCTTGTTTGCCGGCACGGGCGTGGGCAAAAGCGTGTTGTTGGGAATGATGACCCGTTTTACTTCCGCCGATGTAGTGGTGGTCGGGTTGATTGGAGAACGGGGCCGGGAGGTGAACGATTTCGTCCAGAAGATTCTGGGGCCTAAGGGGCTATCCAAGGCTGTGGTAGTGGCCACGCCTGCCGACCAGCCGCCTCTGATGCGCATGCACGGTGCGTTGATGGCCACTTCCATTGCCGAGTATTTCCGGGATCAGGGCAAGGATGTATTACTACTGATGGACTCTTTGACCCGCTATGCCCAGGCCCAGCGTGAAATCGCCCTGGCCATTGATGAACCACCCGCCACCAAGGGTTATCCGCCATCGGTGTTTGCAAAGCTGCCGCGACTGGTGGAGCGGGCCGGCTGTGGCGAAGTGGGCACCGGTTCCATTACCGCTTTTTACACGGTGCTTGCGGAAGGCGATGATACCAACGACCCCATCGCCGACGCCGCCCGGGGCGTATTGGATGGTCATATTGTCTTGTCGCGGGAACTGGCCGAGGCCGGCCATTATCCGGCGATTGACATTGAGGCATCCATCAGCCGGGTAATGGCGGATATTTGTTCCCAGTCTCATATAGAAGCCGCCCGCCAGCTTAAAAAACAGTTTTCCCTGTATCAGCGCAACCGGGATCTGATTACCTTGGGTGCCTATCAGGCCGGTTCCGATCCGAAAATTGACGAGGCCATTGGGAATCACCCCAAAATTACGGATTTTTTGCAGCAAAACATGCATGAAGCGGTAACGCTGGAAGAAAGTATCAGTGGCTTGGAGCGGTTGTTTTCCAATAATCCATGA